The following DNA comes from Desulfovibrio sp. X2.
AAAAGGGCGATCCGTCGTCCCGGCGGCAGATTGCGCTGCCGCCCGGGCTTTCCCATCGGTCGGCCGGATGCATGGCTGATCGCCCCCGTTTTCTCCGGCGTGGCCTTCGCGGCGGCTTTGCCGTATGCTCGCGGACCGGAGGCGGCATGGAGCTCTATCTCGTGGGCGGCGCGGTGCGCGACGAAATCATGGGCCGCGCGGGCGCGGACCGCGACTGGGTCGTGCTCGGCGCGGGCGAGGGGGAGTTTCTCGCGCGCTTTCCCGGCGCTCGGCAGGTGGGGCGCAAGGGCATCACCTGGATCTGGCGCGGCGAGGAGTACACCCTCTCGGACGCGGCGGACATCGCGGCCGACCTCGCGGTCCGCGACCTGACGGTGAACGCCCTGGCCCGCGGCGGGGACGGGCGGCTTTTTGCCCACCCGCGGGCCCTGGCCGACATCAGGGACAGGATGCTTCGGCCCGTGGCCGCCGCGAACTTCCTGGCCGATCCCCTGCGCGTGCTGCGCGCTGCCCGTTTCGCGGCCTGCTTTCCGGACTTTGCCGCGGCCCCGGAGCTGATCGCGGCCATGCGCCTGGCCCGGCCGCACCTGGCCGAGCCAGCGGCGGAGCGCGCGGGGATGGAGCTGCGCAAGGCCTGCGCCTGCCCGGCACCGGGCCGTTTCATGGCGCTCCTGGCCGAGGCGGGCTGCCTGGCCCCCTGGTTCGCGGAGCTGGCTTCGCCGGAGACGGCCGCCGAGGCCGGAGCGCGCGCCCAGGCGACGGCCGAATTTCTGGCCGAATCCCAGGCCGAATCCCAGGCAGGAGCCCCGGTCGGGGAATCCGGTGCCCAGGCGGTCTTCATGGCGCTGTGCAGCGTGCTCGACGCGGCCGGGGCCGAGGCTCTGGTCGAGCGGCTGCGCCTGCCCGTGCCCTGGCGCAGGGCCGCCCTGGCGGCGACGCAGGAGCTGGCGCAGCTTCTCGCCTACCAGGACCTTTCTCCGGGCGACAAGGCCGCGGCGCTGCACCGCCTGCACGTCCTGAAGCTCACGGACCAGGCCCTGGCCGCGGCCGCGGCCCTCTGTCCGGGCTTTCCGGCCGAGAGGGCGCGCGCGGACCTGAAGACGGTCCTCTCCGTGCGCCTGCCGCCCACGATGCGGGATCGGGGCGAGGCCTCGGGCGAGCTTCTGGCCCGGCTGCGGGCCGAGGCCCTGGCCGCGCGGCAGGGCTGACCGCAGGGCGGCCTCGGAAGAGCGGGCCCGGCCCCCGGGCGGCCCCGGCGGCGCGTTCAGCGCCGCGTCCGCGGGGCCGCGCGCGGCGTGGGCGCGAGCCCCGGGAGGGGCGTCGCCAAATTTTCACTTTACAAATGCGGCACAAGGCCCTATCGGCCATGTCCCCGGCGTTTTACAACCCCGCTGGGTAGTGTATATTTCCGCGAAGATTCACGCGGTCTTGGAGGGCGGTACATGGTGAAGAAGGACGCGCTGGAACGCTGGACCGTCGAGCAGTCGGCGGAGCTCTACAACATCCGCAACTGGGGCGCGGGCTATTTCGACGTCGCCCGCGACGGCCACGTCGTCATCACGCCCTTTCTGGACAACAAGAAGGTCCGGGTCTCCATCCCCAAGATCATCAAGGGGCTGCGCGAGCGCGGGCTGGACATGCCGGTGCTGCTGCGCGTGGAGAACATCCTCGACTCGCAGATCTCGCTCCTGCACGAGTCCTTCCGCACGGCCATGGACCGCCTGGAGTACAAGAACGTCTTCCGCGGCGTCTATCCCATCAAGGTCAACCAGCAGGAGCAGGTGGTCGAGGAGATCACCCGCTACGGCGGCAAGTACCACCACGGGCTCGAGGCCGGCTCCAAGGCCGAGCTCATCGCCGCGCTCTCCATGCTGCGCGACCCCGAGGCCTGCCTGATCTGCAACGGCTACAAGGACGAGGAGTTCATCGACCTCGGCCTGTACGCCCGCAAGATGGGCTACAACATCTTCTTCGTCCTCGAGATGCCCTCCGAGCTCGAGCTCATCCTCGAGCGCTCCGAGGCGCTCGGCATCGAGCCGCTGCTCGGCGCGCGCATGAAGCTCGCGGCCAAGGCGGGCGGCCACTGGACCGAGTCCGGCGGGGACCGCTCCATCTTCGGCCTGGACACCGCCCAGCTCGTGCAGGTCGTGGACCGGCTGAAGGCCGGGGACAAGCTGCACTGCCTGCGCCTGCTGCACTACCACCTGGGCTCGCAGATCCCCAACATCCGCGACATCCGCACCGCGGTCTACGAGGCCTGCCGCGTCTACGCCGGGCTCGTGGACGAGGGCGCGACCATGGGCTATCTCGACCTCGGCGGCGGCCTGGCCGTGGACTACGACGGCTCGCACACCAACTACTCCAACTCGCGCAACTACACCCTGGACGAGTACTGCGCCGACGTGGTCGAGGCGGTCATGCAGACGCTGGACGAGCGCGGCGTGGACCACCCGGTGATCATCACCGAGTCCGGCCGCGCCCTCGTGGCCTACTATTCGGTCCTGCTCTTCAACATCCTGGACACCGCCCGCTTCGAGGCCCTGCCCCTGCCGCCCGCCCTGCCCGAGGACACGCCGACCATCATCGAGAACCTCTACGAGGCGGCCAAGTCCATGTCCGTGCGCAACGTGCAGGAGAGCCTGAACGACGCCATCTACTACCGCGACGAGACGCGCGCGCTCTTCCGCCACGGCCACATCACCCTGCGCCAGCGCGCCCTGGCCGAGAACATCTTCTGGCACATGGTCATCCAGGCCGCGCTGCACCTGAAACAGCTGAAGCAGGTGCCGCCCGAGCTCGAGGACCTGGAAGATTCGCTCTCCGACGTCTACTACGCCAACATGAGCGTCTTCCAGTCCGTGCCCGACTCCTGGGCCATCGGCCACATCTTCCCCATCATGCCGGTGCACCGCCTGGACGAGATGCCCACGCGCCGCGCCATCCTGGCCGACATCACCTGCGACTGCGACGGCAAGATCGACCGCTTCATCGACCAGCACGCCGTGGCCAAGGCCCTGCCCGTGCACGAGCTGAAGGACAGCGAGGAGTACTACCTCGGAGTCTTCCTCGTGGGCGCCTACCAGGAGACGCTCGGCGACCTGCACAACCTCATGGGCGACACCAACGTGGTCAGCTTGCGCATCCACGAGGACGGCAGCTTCGACTTCGTGCGCGAGATCGAGGGCGACGCCGTGGGCGACGTGCTCTCCTACGTGGAGTTCAACCCCAAGAAGCTCAGCTCCAAGTTCCGCGAGACCGCGGAAAAGGCGGTCCGCGAGGGCCTCATCTCGGCCCGCGAACGCCGCGAGATCATGCGCGCCTTCGAGGACGGCATGCGCGGCTACACCTACTTCGAACGCTAACGCGCCCCTTACCGCCCGGCGGCAGGGAGAAAAGGAGACACCCCCATGTCCAAGACGCTCATCATCGGCGCCGGAGGCGTGGGCCGCGTGGTCGCCCACAAGTGCGCCCAGGCCCCGGAAATCTTCTCCGAGCTCATGCTCGCCTCGCGCACCAAGGAGAAGTGCGACGCCATCGCGGCCGAGCTGCCGCGCCCCGTGTCCACCGCCCGCGTGGACGCGGACAAGGTCCCCGAGCTCGTGGCCCTGCTGAAGGACTACAAGCCGAAGCTCGTCATCAACGTGGCCCTGCCCTACCAGGACCTGACCATCATGGACGCCTGCCTCGAGTGCGGCGTGGACTACCTGGACACCGCCAACTACGAGCCGCCCGACGTGGCCAAGTTCGAGTACAAGTGGCAGTGGGCCTACCAGGACCGCTTCGAGAAGGCGGGCCTCATGGCGCTGCTCGGTTCAGGCTTCGACCCGGGCGTGACCAACGTCTTCACGGCCTACGCCAGGAAGCACCACTTCGCGCGCATGGACCAGCTCGACATCATCGACTGCAACGCGGGCGACCACGGGCAGGCCTTCGCCACCAACTTCAACCCCGAGATCAACATCCGCGAGGTCACGGCCCGCGGCCGCTACTACGAGCACGGCGACTGGGTCGAGACCGACCCGCTCTCCTGGGCCTGGACCTACGACTTCCCCGAGGGCATCGGCAAGCGCAAGTGCTTCCTCATGTACCATGAGGAGCTGGAGTCGCTCGTCCGCCACTTCCCGGAGATCAAGCGCGCCCGCTTCTGGATGACGTTCGGCGAGAACTATCTGAAGCACCTGAGCGTGCTCGAGAACATCGGCATGACCCGCATCGACCCGGTCGAGTTCCGCGGCCAGAAGATCGTGCCCCTGCAGTTTCTGAAGGCCGTGCTGCCCGATCCGGGCTCGCTCGGCCCCCTGACCAAGGGCCGCACCTGCATCGGCAACGTGATCGCGGGCGAGGGCAAGGACGGCAAGGCCAAGCGCTACTACATCTACCAGATCTGCGACCACGAGGAGGCCTACCGGGAGACCAACTCCCAGGCCATCTCCTACACCACGGGCGTGCCCGCCATGGTCGGCGCGGCCATGATGGTCAAGGGCATCTGGCACAAGCCCGGCGTCTGGAACATGGAGCAGTTCGATCCCGATCCCTTCCTGGAAGAGCTTGCCAGGCGCGGCCTGCCCTGGAAGGAGACCTTCCTTGACTGACGGGAGCGCGAAGGGAAGCCCGGCGGCGCTGTCCGCCGGGCTCGCCTTCGACCCGGCCCGCGTGCCCACGCCCTCGTACGTGGTGGACGCGGGCCTGCTCCGCAGGAACGCGGAGATCCTCGATTCCGTGCGCAGGCGCACGGGCTGCAGGATCCTCCTCGCGCTCAAGGGCTTCGCGACCTTCGCCGCCTTCCCGCACATCCGCTGGGCGCTCGACGGCTGCTGCGCCAGCTCCCCGCACGAGGCGCGCCTCGCGCGCGAGGAGTTCGGCGGCGAGGTGCACTCCTTCGCCGCGGGCATGACCGAGGCGCACGTGCGGGAGTTCGCCGAACTCTCCGACCACGTGGTCTTCAACTCCTTCGCCCAGCTCGACCGCTTCCGCCCGATCCTCGAGGCGGCCGCGCATCCGCCGCACGTCGCCCTGCGCGTGAATCCCGAGCACTCCGAGGGCCACACGCCCATTTACGACCCCTGCGGCCCCTGCTCGCGGCTGGGCATCCACCGCGCCGAGTTCGCGGGCCGCGACAACCCCATGCGCGGCATCTCGGGCCTGCACTTCCACACTCTCTGCCAGCACAACGCCGATGCCCTGGCCCGCACCCTGGCCGCCTTCGAGGAACGCTTCGCGGACCTCATTCCCGGCCTCTCCTACGTCAATTTCGGCGGCGGGCATCACATCACCCGGCCGGACTACGACCTCGACCTGCTCTGCGAGACGATCAACGCCTTCAAGGCCCGCCACGGCGTGCAGGTCTACCTCGAACCCGGCGAGGCCGTGGCCCTGAACGCGGGCTTCCTCGTCAGCGAGGTCCTGGACGTGGTCGAGCGCGGCATGCCCATCGCCATCCTCGACACCGCCGTGCCCTGCCACATGCCGGACGTCATCGAGATGCCCTACAGGCCGGAGATCATCGGCGCCGGGATGCCGGGCGAGAAGGCCCACACCTACCGCCTGGGCGGGCTCTCCTGCCTCGCGGGCGACGTGGCCGGGGACTACTCCTTCGATGCCCCCCTGCGCGTGGGCGACCGCCTCGTCTTCTGCGACATGGCCATCTACTCCATGGTCAAGAACAACACCTTCAACGGCGTCAACCTGCCCGCCATCTGCCTGCGCGAGCCGGATTCCGACTCCCCGCGCGTGGTCAGGACCTTCGGCTACCAGGACTTCAAGGAACGGCTCTCGTGAGCGGCCAGCCCCTCTTCCACGCCGACGAGTTCCCGGCCTGCGCGCCCGATCAGGCCTTCTTCCACGTCATCCCCTGCCCCTTCGAGGCCTCGGTCTCCTACGGCGGAGGAACCGCGGACGGCCCGGCCGCCATCCTCGCCGCCAGCGCCCAGCTCGAGGCCAACGTCGGCCGCCGCCTGCCCGGCAGCCGAGGCATATACACGGCCCCGGCCATAGACTGCTCCGGCTCGCCCGAGGACGTGCTTTTCCGCATAGAGGCCGCGACCGCAAAGGCCCTCGCGCTCGGCGCCGTGCCCGTGCTCCTCGGCGGCGAGCACACCGTCTCGCTCGGGGCGTTTCGCGCGTGCGCAAAGCTCGACCGACCCGTGGGCCTCATCCAGTTCGACGCCCACGCCGACCTGCGCGACACCTACGAGGACTCGCCGTACTCCCACGCCTGCGTCATGCGCCGCGCTCTGGACCTCGGCCTTCCCATCTTCCAGATCGGCGTGCGCGTGCCGAGCGTCGAGGAACTCGACTGCCGCGACGCGCACCCGGGCCGCATCCGCCACCTCGACGCACGCGCCGTCTGGGAGCGCGGCATCCCGGACCCGCTCCTGCCGCCCGACTTTCCCGAGGACATCTACGTCACCTTCGACGTGGACGGCCTCGACCCCTCCATCATGCCCGCCACCGGCACGCCCGTGCCCGGCGGACTCACCTGGCGCGAGGCCATCCTGGCCCTGGAGCGCGCCTGCACCGGCCGCAGGCTCGTCGGCTGCGACGTGGTCGAGCTGGCCCCCCGGCCGCACGACCACGCCTCCGACTTCGCCGCCGCCCACCTGACCTACACGCTCATGGATCTGGCCGCCGCCCGGTAAGGGCGAACGGAGAAGATGCCTCCGGCGGGCAGGGAGGGGGCTGCGCGCCCCCTCTCTGCACCCTCCCTGCGCCAGGCTGAGCCTGGACCCCTTTCGCACGCGTCGCTTCGGGTGATCGGATAAGCTTCTTCTGGGCGTGGCAGGCCGCAAAACGAAGCGGGCGGGATTTTCTCCTGCCCCTCGCTGCGCTCGGACCACGAAAAAATCTCGCCCTCGCACGAACGGAAGACCAAGTCTCCATTTCCTCCCGCAAGGCGGCTCAAAGCGTGTCGGATGCAAGGAGCAAGAAAAAATCGCGCCCGAAGCGTATTGCACATACGCGAGGGCGCGATTTTTTCGCAGCGACGCCGCAGGCGGCGCGTTTTCAGCGCCCGGTCAACGCAATAGGAAGTCGGCCTTGAGGGCAAACGAGACGAGCTCGGCCACGGAGTGCAGGTCGAGCTTCTTCATCAGGTTGGCGCGGTGTTTCTCCACGGTCTTGACGCTGATGCAGAGCTTGTCGGAGATTTCGCGGTTCTTGAGGCCGCCCGCGACCAGGGCCAGGATCTCCTTTTCGCGGCGGGTGAGCACGGCGAACTGGCCGTCCTCGTCCTCGCCGTCGTCCGGCAGCGGCGTGATGTGCAGGTCCGGCTCGAAGTAGCGGCCCTCGTCGAGCACGGCGTTGATGGCCTGGGCCAGCTTGTCGCGGTCGGCGTTCTTGAGCAGGTAGCCGTCTGCCCCGGCCTTGAGGGCCAGACGGACGAGGTTCTTGTCCTCGTAGGCGGTGAGGATGAGGATGCGCGTCCCGGGGCAGGCATCCTTGATGCGCGAGGTGGCCTCGATGCCGTCCATGCCGGGCATCCCGATGTCCATGAGCACGACGTCGGGAGAGAGCTCCGCGCTCTTCTCCACGGCCGTGCGTCCGTCGGACGCCTCGCCGCAGATGCAGAAGCCCGGGTGCGTGGCCAGCAACCGGCACAGTCCTTCACGGACTATGGCGTGGTCGTCTGCGACCAGAAGCCGGGCGCACGGCTGCATGTATCCTCCTCTTGCGGCAGCAGAAGTGCGGCTGTGCCGAGACTACTTCCGCGAGTTGTCTTATATACGCTTCCCCCTGTTCCTTCAAGTGAAATAAAGAGCAATGTCCGCCTCAGCCGATCTTCATGCCGGGCTCCTGCGTCGCGATGGTCATGTCGGACGCCGCGGCGCCTTTCCTGTCGGCGCGCCAGCTGATCTCGATATTGATCTTGGCCTTGTCCTTCTTGGATTCGAGTTCCATTTCAAAGTCCACCACCGTGGGCGGCACGAGGGTCACTGCATCGTCGCCGAGGCTGACGTGCAGGGTGCCGGCCTTGAAGGAGGCCAGCACGTCCTCGAGGGTGGCCACGACGCGGGAAAGTTCCATGACGCTGTCGATCTTGACCTTGCTCTTGCTCATGACCTGCTCCTTATGCGGGTTGCCTGGGAAGGCTTATCTTGAGTTCGGTGACGTCGTTGCGGATGAGGAAGATCGAGCCGCCGAGCCCGATGATGCGTTCGGCCATGCGGGAGAGAGGGGTGTCCTTCTTGTCGTGCAGCTTGAGCTTGCGGAAGAGCCGCCCGTTGTCTCTGGCCGATAGGCGCAACCGGTTGTCGGGCCCGTCCGATATCTCCACGCGCAAGGTCGCGGCCTTGAGCTTGGAGTGGGACTTGGGCAGGGCTCCGTAGAGCAGCTCGAAGACCATGAAGTCGAGGAAGAGCGCGGTCTCCTGGGGCACTGGGAGGCACTGCGCCAGCACCGAGGCCGACAGGGACGCCTCGGGTATCCCGAATTCCGCGAGGAGATGGGCCAGCCCGTGGTCCATGGACTCGGCCAGGCGCGCGGCGTCCCAGAGCGGGGCCGTGGTCCAGCCCTCGGCTCCCTGGGCGGCGAGGGCGCGCTCGAAGGCGCTCTGCGAGGCGCCGGTCCTGCCCGGTCGGGTGCCCACGCCCTCGCCCAGGATGCGCGAGAGCGTGAGGCGGGCCTGCAGGGGCAGCGCGGCCGGAGAGGAGGGGAGCGGCGGCGCCTGCAGGCGGCCCTCGAGGGGCCCGGCGTCCTCTGTCCGGGCCGCGGGCAGGTGCAGGAAGGTGAAGAAATAGGCGGGCCGTCCGGTTTCGTCCGTGCCCAGGTGGCGGTCGGCCTCCACGCTCAGGGGGCGTCCCTCCCTGGTGCGCAGCAGCAGACGCTGGCGCACGGAGGAGCCGCCGAGGAGCACCTCCTCGCAGAGCTGCTCCTCCTGATCGTCCGCCTCGCTGCCCAGGGGGCCGGGGCAGACGTCGTCGGGCCAGAACATGGTCGGGATCTGGGCCGGGCCCCAGCCGAGGAGTTCGCGGAAGGCCTGGTTGGCGTAGAGGAAGCGGCCGTCCAGGGCGGTCACGCAAAAGGGCAGCTGCGCCTGCTCGAGCACGCTGGAGGGGCTCCAGTCCGGGGCGAGGATCGAGGATGCCTCGGGCCGTGCCTGCCCCGGAAGGTTCGCTTTCTCCGCGCCTGCCTCGCCTTGCGCTGCGTCCTCCGCCGCGCCGGACCGCGCCTGGGCCTGGGGAGAGCGGTGGGCGGTGCCGGGCCGTTGCTCGTGCGCCATGGTCGTCTCCTCCTCGAGGTCTCGTTGCGCGGTGCCGTGCGCTGGCCGCGTCCGCCGGGCCGGGCCGGGGAGGGGAAGCGCGTGCGCAGCGTCCTTGTGCGTGCCGGGTGTCTGCATGGAGTGCTCCTGGGGCCGACGAATCGGCCGGATCCGATGATGGTCCCTCGTAGCGCGGCGCGGTTACGAAACGGCGGCGGACGCGCGGCAGGTTGCGGTCGTGTGTCGTTCGGTCGGCTTTTCGCGTCGCAAGGCAAAAAAAGGCGCCGTCCCGCATGCGGGACGGCGCCGGAAGCTTGTGCGGCAGGGCGCGGCTAGCGGATGACCTGCTCCAGGGTGGAGATCAGCGAGTCGGCCGTTGTGATGACCTTGGTGTTGGCCTGGAAGCCGCGCTGGTTGACGATCAGGTTGGCGAATTCCGTGGCCATGTCCACGTTGGACTGCTCGAGCGTGGACTGCTGCACCGTGCCCAGGCCCTTCTCCCCGGCCGCGCCTTCGATGGCCGCCCCGGATTCCTTGGTCGCGGAGAAGAGGTTTCCCCCCTCGTGACGCAGCCCGTAGTCGTTCGTGAAGTCGTAGAGGGCCAGCTTGTAGATCCCCTCGGTCTGGCCGTTGGTGAAGTGGCCCGCGATGACGCCCTTGGAGTCCACGGTCAGGTAGTTGAGGTAGCCCTCTGCGTAGCCGTCCTGGTTCTGGTTCAGGGTCACCGAGGAGGAGGAGTAGCTCGTTGTGGCCAGCGCGCCGCTCGGCGTGGCGTTCATGCTCGGCAGGTTCGAGGCGTTGGAGCCGATGCCCGCGGCCGTGGCGGCGTTGGACGTGGACCAGCCCGTGCCGTCGGAGGCGATGCCGAAGTCGAGCGCTATGGCCTGCTGGGCGGCGGCCGCGCCCGAGGAGAGGAACGAGGCGTCGAACTGCGGGTGGCCGTCGGCCGAAAGCGAGGCCAGATGCCACATGCTCAGGTTTCCGGCGCTCGAGGCCGAAGGGTCCATGATCCAGGCGGTCTGGTCCGTGAGGTTGCCGGCGGCGTTGAAGGTCAGGGTGCCCGCCATCAGCAGGCCCTTTGCCCCGGAATCCACCAGGCTGCGGCCGTCCTCCGAGGGATCGACGCCGACCACGTATTCCCAGACCCTGGTGCCGCCCGCGCCGAGTCCGCCCACGCCGGTCGAGGCCGGATCGAAATAGACGTTCAGGGTGTGGGCGTTACCGTTGGCGTCGTAGACCTGGATGCCGCTGCGGTAGGCGAAGGATTCGTCGGCCAGCGGCGGGGAGCTCGTGCCGTCCCAGGCCTTGGCCAGGGCGAAGAAGGGGTTGGACGTGTCCGTGCTCCTGT
Coding sequences within:
- a CDS encoding CCA tRNA nucleotidyltransferase, with translation MELYLVGGAVRDEIMGRAGADRDWVVLGAGEGEFLARFPGARQVGRKGITWIWRGEEYTLSDAADIAADLAVRDLTVNALARGGDGRLFAHPRALADIRDRMLRPVAAANFLADPLRVLRAARFAACFPDFAAAPELIAAMRLARPHLAEPAAERAGMELRKACACPAPGRFMALLAEAGCLAPWFAELASPETAAEAGARAQATAEFLAESQAESQAGAPVGESGAQAVFMALCSVLDAAGAEALVERLRLPVPWRRAALAATQELAQLLAYQDLSPGDKAAALHRLHVLKLTDQALAAAAALCPGFPAERARADLKTVLSVRLPPTMRDRGEASGELLARLRAEALAARQG
- the speA gene encoding biosynthetic arginine decarboxylase; its protein translation is MVKKDALERWTVEQSAELYNIRNWGAGYFDVARDGHVVITPFLDNKKVRVSIPKIIKGLRERGLDMPVLLRVENILDSQISLLHESFRTAMDRLEYKNVFRGVYPIKVNQQEQVVEEITRYGGKYHHGLEAGSKAELIAALSMLRDPEACLICNGYKDEEFIDLGLYARKMGYNIFFVLEMPSELELILERSEALGIEPLLGARMKLAAKAGGHWTESGGDRSIFGLDTAQLVQVVDRLKAGDKLHCLRLLHYHLGSQIPNIRDIRTAVYEACRVYAGLVDEGATMGYLDLGGGLAVDYDGSHTNYSNSRNYTLDEYCADVVEAVMQTLDERGVDHPVIITESGRALVAYYSVLLFNILDTARFEALPLPPALPEDTPTIIENLYEAAKSMSVRNVQESLNDAIYYRDETRALFRHGHITLRQRALAENIFWHMVIQAALHLKQLKQVPPELEDLEDSLSDVYYANMSVFQSVPDSWAIGHIFPIMPVHRLDEMPTRRAILADITCDCDGKIDRFIDQHAVAKALPVHELKDSEEYYLGVFLVGAYQETLGDLHNLMGDTNVVSLRIHEDGSFDFVREIEGDAVGDVLSYVEFNPKKLSSKFRETAEKAVREGLISARERREIMRAFEDGMRGYTYFER
- a CDS encoding saccharopine dehydrogenase family protein, with product MSKTLIIGAGGVGRVVAHKCAQAPEIFSELMLASRTKEKCDAIAAELPRPVSTARVDADKVPELVALLKDYKPKLVINVALPYQDLTIMDACLECGVDYLDTANYEPPDVAKFEYKWQWAYQDRFEKAGLMALLGSGFDPGVTNVFTAYARKHHFARMDQLDIIDCNAGDHGQAFATNFNPEINIREVTARGRYYEHGDWVETDPLSWAWTYDFPEGIGKRKCFLMYHEELESLVRHFPEIKRARFWMTFGENYLKHLSVLENIGMTRIDPVEFRGQKIVPLQFLKAVLPDPGSLGPLTKGRTCIGNVIAGEGKDGKAKRYYIYQICDHEEAYRETNSQAISYTTGVPAMVGAAMMVKGIWHKPGVWNMEQFDPDPFLEELARRGLPWKETFLD
- the nspC gene encoding carboxynorspermidine decarboxylase; this encodes MTDGSAKGSPAALSAGLAFDPARVPTPSYVVDAGLLRRNAEILDSVRRRTGCRILLALKGFATFAAFPHIRWALDGCCASSPHEARLAREEFGGEVHSFAAGMTEAHVREFAELSDHVVFNSFAQLDRFRPILEAAAHPPHVALRVNPEHSEGHTPIYDPCGPCSRLGIHRAEFAGRDNPMRGISGLHFHTLCQHNADALARTLAAFEERFADLIPGLSYVNFGGGHHITRPDYDLDLLCETINAFKARHGVQVYLEPGEAVALNAGFLVSEVLDVVERGMPIAILDTAVPCHMPDVIEMPYRPEIIGAGMPGEKAHTYRLGGLSCLAGDVAGDYSFDAPLRVGDRLVFCDMAIYSMVKNNTFNGVNLPAICLREPDSDSPRVVRTFGYQDFKERLS
- the speB gene encoding agmatinase — encoded protein: MSGQPLFHADEFPACAPDQAFFHVIPCPFEASVSYGGGTADGPAAILAASAQLEANVGRRLPGSRGIYTAPAIDCSGSPEDVLFRIEAATAKALALGAVPVLLGGEHTVSLGAFRACAKLDRPVGLIQFDAHADLRDTYEDSPYSHACVMRRALDLGLPIFQIGVRVPSVEELDCRDAHPGRIRHLDARAVWERGIPDPLLPPDFPEDIYVTFDVDGLDPSIMPATGTPVPGGLTWREAILALERACTGRRLVGCDVVELAPRPHDHASDFAAAHLTYTLMDLAAAR
- a CDS encoding response regulator transcription factor, which translates into the protein MQPCARLLVADDHAIVREGLCRLLATHPGFCICGEASDGRTAVEKSAELSPDVVLMDIGMPGMDGIEATSRIKDACPGTRILILTAYEDKNLVRLALKAGADGYLLKNADRDKLAQAINAVLDEGRYFEPDLHITPLPDDGEDEDGQFAVLTRREKEILALVAGGLKNREISDKLCISVKTVEKHRANLMKKLDLHSVAELVSFALKADFLLR
- a CDS encoding amphi-Trp domain-containing protein; translation: MSKSKVKIDSVMELSRVVATLEDVLASFKAGTLHVSLGDDAVTLVPPTVVDFEMELESKKDKAKINIEISWRADRKGAAASDMTIATQEPGMKIG
- a CDS encoding PAS domain-containing protein; protein product: MAHEQRPGTAHRSPQAQARSGAAEDAAQGEAGAEKANLPGQARPEASSILAPDWSPSSVLEQAQLPFCVTALDGRFLYANQAFRELLGWGPAQIPTMFWPDDVCPGPLGSEADDQEEQLCEEVLLGGSSVRQRLLLRTREGRPLSVEADRHLGTDETGRPAYFFTFLHLPAARTEDAGPLEGRLQAPPLPSSPAALPLQARLTLSRILGEGVGTRPGRTGASQSAFERALAAQGAEGWTTAPLWDAARLAESMDHGLAHLLAEFGIPEASLSASVLAQCLPVPQETALFLDFMVFELLYGALPKSHSKLKAATLRVEISDGPDNRLRLSARDNGRLFRKLKLHDKKDTPLSRMAERIIGLGGSIFLIRNDVTELKISLPRQPA
- a CDS encoding flagellar hook protein FlgE; this translates as MFGSMYVGATGAVALSNSIQVTSNNLANVNTIGFKSSRTLFQDLMYQDQPGGYKSDGGTVYGAGAVGKGVSIADIMTDFRNGPYEAGTNVTDLAIAGDGFFKVVDGQANAFYTRAGNFRFDKEGVLRLPSGMALQGYAMDQQTGATAGSTSDIHLPVVQETINGQTVSVIRSLPQATGSVTMDTNLNSGSLDRSTDTSNPFFALAKAWDGTSSPPLADESFAYRSGIQVYDANGNAHTLNVYFDPASTGVGGLGAGGTRVWEYVVGVDPSEDGRSLVDSGAKGLLMAGTLTFNAAGNLTDQTAWIMDPSASSAGNLSMWHLASLSADGHPQFDASFLSSGAAAAQQAIALDFGIASDGTGWSTSNAATAAGIGSNASNLPSMNATPSGALATTSYSSSSVTLNQNQDGYAEGYLNYLTVDSKGVIAGHFTNGQTEGIYKLALYDFTNDYGLRHEGGNLFSATKESGAAIEGAAGEKGLGTVQQSTLEQSNVDMATEFANLIVNQRGFQANTKVITTADSLISTLEQVIR